Proteins from a single region of Labedella gwakjiensis:
- a CDS encoding ROK family transcriptional regulator: MTSPPELAADSSTTAVFRPRGVDADAPRKSLPMDVRSRNRALVLGMLFHGGPSSRAELARRSGLTRVTMSDLVAELVERGLVVEHGIQERSGRGKPGLLVDVDRSALHVIAIDLSRPQSYVGAVFNLLGEELFRASVPWPTGDSATAEAAIVQLAEQLSAASSGRVLGLGVATPGIVSPSGIVETAPNVGWTGFSMRSVLERTVPVPVHVSNDANAAAVGEHMFAGSRGDILLVKIGRGVGAGILVRGELVIGSHMAAGEIGHVTVGTDDVGPACACGRRGCLEAWVSAPAIRRRLADGDDGVIRDAGERLGIALAPIIGALNLEEIVIAGSDDLLGDDFRATLASTIRDRTLPTRERTIDVRRATFGDDAVLRGAIATVLAAELGIR, translated from the coding sequence ATGACGTCCCCGCCCGAGCTCGCCGCCGACTCCTCGACTACGGCGGTCTTCCGCCCGAGGGGAGTCGACGCCGACGCCCCGCGGAAGAGCCTCCCGATGGACGTGCGATCGAGGAACCGCGCCCTCGTCCTCGGGATGCTCTTCCACGGCGGGCCATCGAGCCGAGCCGAGCTCGCGCGGCGGTCCGGCCTCACCCGCGTGACGATGTCCGACCTCGTCGCGGAGCTCGTCGAGAGGGGTCTCGTCGTCGAGCACGGGATCCAGGAGCGGAGTGGTCGCGGCAAGCCGGGGCTCCTCGTCGATGTCGATCGCAGCGCCCTGCACGTCATCGCGATCGACCTGTCGCGGCCGCAGAGCTACGTGGGTGCCGTCTTCAACCTCCTCGGCGAGGAGCTGTTCCGCGCCTCCGTTCCGTGGCCGACGGGCGACAGCGCGACGGCCGAGGCTGCGATCGTCCAGCTCGCGGAGCAGCTGTCGGCGGCGTCCTCCGGTCGTGTGCTCGGCCTCGGCGTCGCGACGCCGGGCATCGTCTCACCGTCCGGGATCGTCGAGACGGCTCCGAACGTGGGCTGGACGGGCTTCAGCATGCGGAGCGTGCTCGAACGGACCGTGCCGGTCCCCGTCCACGTATCGAACGATGCGAACGCCGCCGCCGTCGGCGAGCACATGTTCGCGGGATCACGCGGCGACATCCTCCTCGTCAAGATCGGAAGGGGAGTGGGCGCCGGCATCCTCGTCAGGGGCGAACTCGTCATCGGAAGCCACATGGCAGCAGGCGAGATCGGCCATGTGACCGTCGGCACGGACGACGTCGGTCCGGCGTGCGCGTGCGGGCGGCGCGGCTGTCTCGAGGCCTGGGTCTCGGCACCGGCCATCCGGCGTCGCCTCGCGGACGGTGACGACGGTGTGATCCGAGACGCCGGCGAGCGCCTGGGCATCGCTCTCGCGCCCATCATCGGCGCGCTCAACCTCGAGGAGATCGTCATCGCGGGCTCGGACGACCTCCTCGGCGACGACTTCCGTGCGACGCTCGCGTCGACCATCCGGGACCGCACCCTCCCCACGCGCGAGCGCACGATCGACGTCCGCCGCGCCACGTTCGGGGACGACGCCGTGCTCCGCGGCGCGATCGCGACCGTCCTCGCGGCCGAACTCGGGATCCGCTGA
- a CDS encoding MFS transporter: MDSRTRWRAFAVCVAVASLTILDLSKVNVGLPSIEEALGAGPTDLQLIVAGYALAFGLVLVPAGRYGDLHSRKRMFLIGLSVFAAASLACAVAPTILVLIVSRILQGIAAGLLMPQVLGLIQQLFVGPERGRAFGLFGAIIGLSTAFGPTLGGLLIAIGGPENGWTLLFWMNVPLAIILLPIAARLLPKTQPHPSGANSLDPVGILLLAVAVLALMLPFVLTTGAPSDDPARWWILVVFAVFAGLFVLWEGRYSKRGETPVVDFSLFRISGYRNAILIGTCYFAAMPATFLTLTLFLQQGLGLAPVFAGMITIPFALASAVSSWWSGRHVEKYGRALVVVGLVLVVVGFSLNSVLAAVLPASVAPFAMSAAMLIAGIGGGAVISPNQTLMLADVPVSSGGVAGSIGQLGQRIGTAVGLAAATATFYATVYSETGTQSDLVVYHDAYRNATIVTIGFVVAALVFALLDARARRLNGVR, from the coding sequence ATGGACAGCCGGACCCGCTGGCGGGCGTTCGCCGTCTGCGTCGCGGTCGCGTCGCTCACGATCCTCGACCTCTCGAAGGTGAACGTGGGGCTGCCGTCGATCGAGGAGGCGCTCGGGGCGGGACCGACCGATCTCCAGCTGATCGTCGCGGGCTACGCCCTCGCCTTCGGCCTCGTGCTCGTCCCGGCCGGTCGGTACGGCGACCTGCACTCGCGCAAGCGCATGTTCCTCATCGGCCTCTCGGTGTTCGCCGCCGCGAGCCTCGCGTGCGCCGTCGCCCCGACGATCCTCGTGCTGATCGTCTCCCGCATCCTCCAGGGCATCGCCGCCGGCCTCCTCATGCCGCAAGTGCTCGGGCTCATCCAGCAGCTCTTCGTCGGGCCGGAACGCGGTCGCGCCTTCGGCCTGTTCGGCGCCATCATCGGACTCTCGACGGCCTTCGGGCCGACCCTCGGCGGGCTGCTCATCGCGATCGGCGGGCCCGAGAACGGGTGGACGCTGCTCTTCTGGATGAACGTGCCGCTCGCGATCATCCTCCTGCCGATCGCGGCGCGACTGCTGCCGAAGACGCAACCGCACCCGTCCGGGGCGAACTCGCTCGACCCCGTGGGGATCCTGCTCCTCGCGGTCGCCGTCCTCGCGCTCATGCTGCCCTTCGTCCTCACGACGGGTGCCCCGAGCGACGACCCCGCCCGCTGGTGGATACTCGTGGTCTTCGCCGTCTTCGCCGGGCTCTTCGTGCTGTGGGAGGGCCGTTACTCGAAGCGCGGGGAGACCCCCGTCGTCGACTTCTCCCTCTTCCGCATCTCGGGCTACCGGAACGCGATCCTCATCGGAACGTGCTACTTCGCGGCGATGCCCGCGACCTTCCTGACCCTGACGCTCTTCCTGCAGCAGGGTCTTGGCCTCGCTCCGGTCTTCGCCGGCATGATCACGATCCCCTTCGCGCTCGCGTCGGCCGTGAGCTCGTGGTGGAGCGGGCGACACGTCGAGAAGTACGGTCGCGCGCTCGTCGTCGTCGGACTCGTCCTCGTCGTCGTCGGCTTCTCGCTGAACTCCGTCCTCGCCGCGGTCCTCCCGGCGTCCGTGGCACCGTTCGCGATGAGTGCCGCGATGCTCATCGCCGGCATCGGAGGCGGCGCCGTGATCTCGCCCAACCAGACGCTCATGCTCGCCGACGTGCCGGTGTCCTCCGGCGGCGTGGCGGGCTCCATCGGCCAGCTCGGGCAGCGCATCGGAACGGCCGTGGGTCTCGCGGCCGCGACGGCGACGTTCTACGCCACCGTCTACTCCGAGACGGGAACGCAGTCCGACCTCGTCGTCTACCACGACGCCTACCGCAACGCGACGATCGTCACGATCGGCTTCGTCGTCGCGGCCCTCGTGTTCGCCCTGCTCGACGCGCGCGCCCGCCGCCTCAACGGCGTCCGCTGA
- the metG gene encoding methionine--tRNA ligase, which produces MSSGRSFYITTPIFYVNDAPHIGHAYTEAATDVMSRWHRQAGDDTWSLTGTDEHGEKIMRTAVANGVTPKEWADRLVADAWKPLLETLDIANDDFIRTTDEHHERNVQAFLQKLYDDGHIYAGEYEGYYCVGCEEYKQSSELLDGTGEYEGQLVCAIHSKPVELLRERNYFFRMSAFADRLLALYEERPDFVQPDSARNEIVQFVKQGLNDLSISRSSFDWGVKVPWDETHVVYVWFDALLNYATAVGLLDDPEQFARRWPATHVVGKDILRFHSVIWPAMLMAAELEVPKQVFAHGWLLVGGEKMSKSKLTGIAPREITDTFGSDAFRYYFLRAIAFGQDGSFSWEDLHARYHAELANGFGNLASRVIAMVGRYVDGVLPAAGETTEAEEAIHRVVAEATTAADAAIDRLAVHEAIGSIWTIVDALNGYITDQAPWVLAKDEAQRERLATVLYTATEGLRALAVLLSPVLTKSTPVLWKAIGADDAIGELRAQPIRDAGRWGQLPAGATVSPLEPLFPRIDLATS; this is translated from the coding sequence ATGTCTTCAGGCCGTTCCTTCTACATCACGACGCCGATCTTCTACGTCAACGACGCCCCGCACATCGGGCACGCGTACACGGAGGCGGCGACCGACGTGATGAGCCGCTGGCACCGTCAGGCGGGCGACGACACGTGGTCGCTCACCGGAACCGACGAGCACGGCGAGAAGATCATGCGAACGGCCGTCGCCAACGGCGTCACCCCGAAGGAGTGGGCTGACCGGCTCGTGGCCGACGCGTGGAAGCCTCTCCTCGAGACGCTCGACATCGCGAACGACGACTTCATCCGCACCACGGACGAGCACCACGAGCGCAACGTGCAGGCCTTCCTGCAGAAGCTCTACGACGACGGCCACATCTACGCCGGCGAATACGAGGGCTACTACTGCGTCGGCTGCGAGGAGTACAAGCAGTCGAGCGAGCTGCTCGACGGCACGGGCGAGTACGAGGGGCAGCTCGTGTGCGCCATCCACTCGAAGCCCGTCGAGCTCCTGCGCGAGCGCAACTACTTCTTCCGCATGAGCGCGTTCGCCGACAGGCTGCTCGCGCTCTACGAAGAGCGCCCGGACTTCGTCCAGCCCGACTCGGCGCGCAACGAGATCGTCCAGTTCGTGAAGCAGGGTCTCAACGACCTCTCGATCTCGCGTTCGAGCTTCGACTGGGGCGTCAAGGTGCCGTGGGACGAGACCCACGTCGTCTACGTCTGGTTCGACGCCCTCCTCAACTACGCGACGGCGGTCGGTCTTCTCGACGACCCCGAGCAGTTCGCACGCCGGTGGCCGGCGACCCACGTCGTAGGCAAGGACATCCTGCGCTTCCACTCGGTGATCTGGCCGGCCATGCTCATGGCCGCCGAGCTCGAGGTGCCGAAGCAGGTCTTCGCTCACGGCTGGCTCCTCGTCGGCGGCGAGAAGATGTCGAAGTCGAAGCTCACCGGCATCGCGCCCCGCGAGATCACCGACACCTTCGGCTCGGACGCGTTCCGCTACTACTTCCTGCGGGCGATCGCGTTCGGCCAAGACGGATCGTTCAGCTGGGAGGACCTGCACGCCCGCTATCACGCGGAGCTCGCGAACGGGTTCGGCAACCTCGCGTCGCGGGTCATCGCGATGGTCGGCCGCTACGTCGACGGCGTGCTCCCGGCCGCCGGTGAGACGACCGAGGCGGAGGAGGCGATCCACCGCGTCGTCGCGGAGGCGACCACGGCAGCTGACGCCGCGATCGACCGGCTCGCGGTGCACGAGGCGATCGGCTCCATCTGGACGATCGTCGATGCGCTCAACGGCTACATCACCGACCAGGCTCCGTGGGTGCTCGCGAAGGACGAGGCGCAGCGTGAGCGGCTCGCGACCGTGCTGTACACGGCCACGGAGGGACTGCGAGCGCTCGCGGTGCTGCTGTCGCCCGTGCTCACGAAGAGCACTCCCGTGCTCTGGAAGGCCATCGGGGCCGACGACGCGATCGGTGAGCTGCGGGCTCAGCCCATCCGCGACGCGGGTCGCTGGGGTCAGCTGCCGGCCGGTGCGACGGTGTCGCCTCTCGAGCCGCTCTTCCCGCGCATCGACCTCGCGACCTCCTGA
- a CDS encoding dolichyl-phosphate-mannose--protein mannosyltransferase, whose translation MVTVTQTDSDGERSGPTFDQVVGDGRLDPPRRRDLRHAGDTRPDPAARLEAWWSHLLGTPRRRTLWYWGGPLAVTLLAAVLRLWNLGHPHALVFDETYYVKDAWTLWNTGAERSWPEGADDAFASGSVSGWLDGASYVVHPPLGKWIIGLGMALVGQGTDSTGWRIGTAVVGILSVLLLTLIARRLLSSSVLAVVAGGLFAIDGHAIVMSRVALLDTMVMFFALLGFGAVLLDREWTRRRLDAWILERAPGAIPAWGPVFWNRPWVLAAGVAFGFASSVKWSGLYFLAVFGLYLVVVDALARRRAGIPFFTSAAILKQGPATFVLLVPVAVAVYLASWTGWFLGDDGYDRTWADQAGNAWTGPFAWVPTAVQSLWHYHSSMYTFHVGLSTPHPYQASPFTWLLMTRPTSMWYSATEGGAEAITAIANPLIWWAAVAALLFLAYRMVVRPDWRIGLILTGVAAGYGPWLLYPDRTVFQFYTIAFEPYLLLALTVVIGMILRPSAGDPRRRTSGLIAVGMFLAVAALLSAFWYPMWTATWVPDWFIRLHYWLPTWI comes from the coding sequence ATGGTCACCGTGACGCAGACGGACTCGGACGGCGAGCGCTCGGGCCCGACCTTCGACCAGGTCGTCGGCGACGGCAGACTCGACCCCCCTCGACGACGGGACCTCCGTCATGCGGGCGACACTCGCCCGGATCCCGCTGCCCGACTCGAGGCCTGGTGGAGCCATCTGCTCGGCACGCCTCGCCGTCGAACGCTCTGGTACTGGGGAGGGCCGCTCGCGGTCACCCTCCTGGCCGCGGTGCTGCGGCTCTGGAACCTCGGGCACCCTCACGCCCTCGTGTTCGACGAGACCTACTACGTGAAGGACGCCTGGACGCTGTGGAACACGGGTGCCGAGCGCTCCTGGCCGGAGGGGGCCGACGACGCGTTCGCCTCGGGATCGGTGAGCGGCTGGCTGGACGGCGCCAGCTACGTCGTCCACCCTCCCCTCGGCAAGTGGATCATCGGGCTCGGCATGGCGCTCGTCGGTCAGGGGACGGACAGCACGGGGTGGCGGATCGGCACGGCCGTCGTGGGTATCCTCTCCGTCCTCCTCCTCACTCTCATCGCGCGCCGACTCCTCTCATCCAGCGTCCTCGCCGTCGTCGCCGGTGGCCTCTTCGCGATCGACGGCCACGCGATCGTGATGTCGCGCGTCGCGCTCCTCGACACGATGGTGATGTTCTTCGCCCTCCTCGGTTTCGGGGCGGTGCTGCTCGACCGCGAGTGGACGAGGCGACGTCTCGACGCCTGGATCCTCGAGCGGGCGCCCGGCGCCATCCCTGCCTGGGGGCCCGTGTTCTGGAACCGACCGTGGGTGCTGGCCGCGGGCGTCGCGTTCGGATTCGCGTCGAGCGTCAAGTGGTCCGGCCTCTACTTCCTGGCGGTGTTCGGTCTCTACCTCGTCGTCGTGGACGCCCTCGCGCGCCGACGCGCCGGCATCCCGTTCTTCACGAGTGCGGCGATCCTCAAGCAGGGCCCCGCGACGTTCGTGCTCCTCGTCCCGGTCGCCGTCGCCGTCTACCTCGCCAGCTGGACCGGCTGGTTCCTGGGCGACGACGGCTACGACCGCACATGGGCCGACCAGGCCGGCAACGCGTGGACGGGTCCGTTCGCGTGGGTGCCGACGGCCGTCCAGAGCCTGTGGCACTACCACTCGTCGATGTACACGTTCCACGTCGGCCTCAGCACGCCGCATCCCTATCAGGCGTCGCCGTTCACGTGGCTGCTGATGACCCGGCCGACCTCGATGTGGTACTCGGCGACGGAAGGCGGAGCCGAGGCGATCACCGCGATCGCGAATCCGCTCATCTGGTGGGCGGCCGTCGCCGCGCTCCTCTTCCTGGCCTACCGGATGGTCGTGCGACCGGACTGGCGCATCGGCCTCATCCTCACCGGGGTCGCGGCGGGTTACGGTCCGTGGTTGCTGTACCCCGATCGCACGGTGTTCCAGTTCTACACGATCGCCTTCGAGCCCTACCTGCTGCTGGCTCTGACCGTCGTGATCGGGATGATCCTGCGTCCATCGGCTGGCGACCCGCGACGCCGCACGTCCGGCCTCATCGCGGTCGGCATGTTCCTCGCCGTCGCGGCGCTGCTGAGCGCTTTCTGGTACCCGATGTGGACAGCGACATGGGTTCCCGACTGGTTCATCCGATTGCACTACTGGCTGCCGACCTGGATCTGA
- the rsmI gene encoding 16S rRNA (cytidine(1402)-2'-O)-methyltransferase: protein MIVLAATPIGNLGDASPRLVEALRTAPVVAAEDTRTTMRLLAALGIEERPRLIALHDHNERERSGDLVDLARDADVLVLSDAGMPTVSDPGYHLVEAAIVAGVHVTVIPGPSAVITALAVSGLPTDRFSFEGFLPRRPGERRSTFAALAGERRTMVFFESPQRLAESLAAAAEVFGSTRRAAVCRELTKRFEEVRRGGLGELAEWASSGVRGEICLVVEGAAPSTVTMETGTEQVLALVAEGARLKEASAEVAEATGLGRRELYQAVLDARRAT, encoded by the coding sequence ATGATCGTCCTCGCCGCCACCCCCATCGGCAACCTCGGAGACGCGTCCCCCCGTCTCGTGGAGGCCCTCCGCACCGCTCCGGTCGTCGCGGCGGAGGACACCCGGACCACGATGCGGCTCCTCGCCGCGCTCGGTATCGAGGAGAGGCCGCGCCTCATCGCGCTCCACGACCACAACGAACGTGAGCGCAGCGGCGACCTCGTGGACCTCGCGCGCGACGCGGACGTGCTCGTCCTGAGCGACGCCGGCATGCCGACCGTCTCCGATCCCGGGTACCACCTCGTGGAGGCTGCGATCGTCGCGGGAGTGCACGTGACCGTCATCCCGGGGCCGAGCGCCGTCATCACGGCGCTCGCCGTGTCCGGTCTCCCCACCGACCGCTTCAGCTTCGAGGGATTCCTTCCCCGGCGGCCGGGCGAGCGGCGGTCCACGTTCGCGGCCCTCGCCGGCGAACGGCGGACGATGGTGTTCTTCGAGTCGCCGCAGCGCCTCGCCGAGAGCCTCGCCGCGGCCGCCGAGGTCTTCGGCTCCACGCGTCGGGCCGCCGTCTGTCGCGAGCTCACGAAGAGGTTCGAGGAGGTCCGGCGGGGCGGCCTCGGCGAGCTGGCCGAGTGGGCTTCCTCCGGCGTGCGCGGCGAGATCTGTCTCGTCGTCGAGGGCGCCGCTCCGAGCACCGTCACCATGGAGACCGGGACGGAGCAGGTCCTCGCCCTCGTCGCGGAGGGCGCGCGGCTCAAGGAGGCGTCGGCCGAGGTCGCGGAGGCGACGGGTCTCGGCCGCCGCGAGCTGTACCAGGCCGTCCTCGACGCCCGTCGCGCGACCTGA
- the nagE gene encoding N-acetylglucosamine-specific PTS transporter subunit IIBC — protein sequence MKFFQKLGRSIMLPVAVLPVAAILSGLGYWIKGATGDDDNVVATFLGTAGGALLDNMALLFAIGISIGMAKKSDGTSALAGLVSWLTITTLLDPAKVAAIQGVAVDDVDPAFSFIKNVFVGIICGLIGAFCYDRFKDTKLPDALSFFSGKRSVAIVTAGVSLVAALVLYVAWPLVFGGLVAFGEWIVTLGPVGAGLYGFFNRLLIPLGLHHALNSVFWFDVAGINDLNNFLAGEGTYGVTGQYMTGFFPVMMFGLPGAALAMYVTAKTTRKKVAAGLLLSGAVSSFFVGVTEPLEFAFMFLAPVLYVIHAVFMGISLAISALLPVRMGFGFSGGFIDLVLQWMNPMAENPWIILVMGVFWFVVYFLVFRFVILRFKLKTPGREDDEPAESTASDGSTDERYRATAARFLDALGGPDNIVELENCATRLRMEVADVSKVDDAALKRAGAAGTMKPGGTSVQVVYGLNVQFVKDAMEGIMSGDVSAPSASTPPAAPSGTTLTAPATSTTVRLRQPVDGTIAPLSSVPDPTFADGIMGPGLAIEPTGDTVIAPADGTIGHVFDTGHAVAVVLDDGTEILVHVGIDTVHMKGDGFTTLVETGQRVVAGTPLLRFDLDKIRAAGHASVTPVIVLNNEHATIEFD from the coding sequence ATGAAGTTCTTCCAGAAGCTCGGCCGGTCGATCATGCTGCCGGTCGCCGTCCTGCCCGTCGCCGCGATCCTCTCCGGACTCGGCTATTGGATCAAGGGAGCGACGGGGGACGACGACAACGTCGTCGCCACGTTCCTCGGCACGGCCGGCGGCGCGCTGCTCGACAACATGGCGTTGCTCTTCGCGATCGGCATCTCGATCGGCATGGCGAAGAAGAGCGACGGGACGTCCGCCCTCGCCGGGCTCGTCTCCTGGCTGACGATCACGACACTGCTGGATCCCGCGAAGGTCGCCGCCATCCAGGGCGTCGCGGTCGACGACGTCGACCCGGCGTTCTCGTTCATCAAGAACGTCTTCGTCGGCATCATCTGCGGCCTCATCGGGGCCTTCTGCTATGACCGGTTCAAGGACACGAAGCTCCCCGACGCCCTCTCGTTCTTCTCGGGCAAGCGCTCCGTCGCGATCGTCACCGCCGGCGTCTCGCTCGTGGCCGCCCTCGTGCTCTACGTCGCCTGGCCCCTCGTCTTCGGCGGCCTCGTCGCGTTCGGCGAATGGATCGTGACCCTCGGTCCGGTCGGCGCCGGCCTGTACGGCTTCTTCAACCGGCTCCTCATCCCGCTCGGTCTTCACCACGCGCTCAACTCCGTCTTCTGGTTCGACGTCGCGGGCATCAACGACCTCAACAACTTCCTCGCGGGTGAGGGAACCTACGGCGTGACCGGCCAGTACATGACGGGCTTCTTCCCCGTCATGATGTTCGGCCTGCCCGGCGCGGCCCTCGCGATGTACGTCACGGCCAAGACGACGCGCAAGAAGGTCGCGGCCGGCCTCCTCCTCTCCGGCGCGGTGTCATCGTTCTTCGTGGGGGTCACGGAGCCTCTCGAGTTCGCGTTCATGTTCCTGGCGCCCGTGCTCTACGTCATCCACGCGGTGTTCATGGGGATCTCCCTCGCGATCAGCGCGCTCCTCCCCGTCCGCATGGGCTTCGGGTTCTCGGGCGGCTTCATCGACCTCGTGCTCCAGTGGATGAACCCCATGGCGGAGAACCCCTGGATCATCCTCGTCATGGGCGTCTTCTGGTTCGTCGTGTACTTCCTCGTCTTCCGTTTCGTGATCCTGCGCTTCAAGCTCAAGACGCCTGGCCGCGAGGACGACGAGCCCGCGGAGAGCACCGCCTCTGACGGCTCGACCGACGAGCGCTACCGCGCGACAGCCGCGCGCTTCCTCGACGCGCTCGGCGGCCCCGACAACATCGTGGAACTCGAGAACTGCGCCACCCGACTGCGTATGGAGGTGGCCGACGTCTCCAAGGTCGACGACGCCGCCCTCAAGCGGGCCGGAGCAGCCGGCACCATGAAGCCGGGCGGCACGAGCGTGCAGGTCGTCTACGGTCTCAACGTGCAGTTCGTGAAGGACGCGATGGAGGGGATCATGTCCGGAGACGTGAGCGCTCCGTCCGCCAGCACTCCCCCGGCGGCGCCCTCCGGCACGACGCTCACGGCCCCGGCGACGTCGACGACCGTCCGACTGCGGCAGCCCGTCGACGGCACCATCGCTCCTCTCTCGTCCGTTCCGGACCCGACGTTCGCCGACGGGATCATGGGACCGGGACTCGCTATCGAACCCACGGGAGACACCGTGATCGCGCCGGCCGACGGGACCATCGGCCACGTCTTCGACACCGGGCACGCCGTGGCCGTCGTCCTCGACGACGGGACGGAGATCCTCGTCCATGTCGGGATCGACACGGTCCACATGAAGGGCGACGGGTTCACGACTCTCGTCGAGACCGGACAGCGGGTCGTGGCGGGGACCCCGCTCCTCCGCTTCGACCTCGACAAGATCCGTGCAGCCGGTCACGCGTCCGTCACACCCGTCATCGTGCTCAACAACGAGCACGCGACGATCGAGTTCGACTGA
- a CDS encoding DMT family transporter, with amino-acid sequence MSWIILIVSGMLEAVWATALGKSEGFSKPVPSIVFVVGLVLSMGGLAWALRELPVGTAYAVWVGIGAALTVTYAMVTGDEPASVIKIVLILGIVACVVGLKLVSDSH; translated from the coding sequence ATGTCGTGGATCATCCTCATCGTGTCCGGAATGCTCGAGGCCGTCTGGGCCACAGCGCTCGGCAAGTCGGAGGGCTTCTCGAAGCCCGTCCCCTCGATCGTGTTCGTCGTGGGCCTCGTGCTCAGCATGGGCGGCCTCGCATGGGCCCTTCGCGAACTGCCCGTCGGCACGGCCTACGCGGTCTGGGTGGGTATCGGCGCGGCGCTCACCGTCACCTACGCCATGGTGACGGGCGACGAGCCCGCGAGTGTCATCAAGATCGTCCTCATCCTCGGCATCGTGGCGTGCGTCGTGGGTCTCAAGCTCGTCTCCGACTCCCACTGA
- a CDS encoding glucosamine-6-phosphate deaminase, which yields MAEVIIVPDAPTAGSIVADELVRLIRRRPDAVLGLATGSSPLPVYDALRERIEGVDVSRVRGFALDEYVGLDAAHPESYRSVITREVVEPLGLDPRLIRTPDGSLDGIATAGEEYEAAIAEAGGIDAQILGIGTDGHIGFNEPGSSFASRTRVKTLTRQTREDNARFFESIDDVPMHCITQGLGTILRARSLVLLAFGEGKADAVAGAIEGPVSASLPGSAIQLHEHVTVVVDEAAASRLRNADYYRYAWENKPDWQRIWDAT from the coding sequence ATGGCCGAAGTCATCATCGTGCCCGACGCGCCGACGGCTGGCAGCATCGTCGCCGACGAACTCGTCCGCCTCATCCGCCGCCGCCCCGACGCCGTCCTCGGCCTCGCCACGGGTTCGTCCCCCCTGCCCGTCTACGATGCTCTGCGGGAGCGCATCGAGGGGGTGGACGTCTCGCGGGTGCGCGGCTTCGCCCTCGACGAATACGTGGGGCTCGACGCGGCCCACCCCGAGTCGTACCGGTCCGTCATCACACGAGAGGTCGTGGAGCCGCTCGGCCTCGATCCGCGCCTCATCCGGACGCCCGACGGCTCGCTCGACGGCATCGCCACCGCCGGCGAGGAGTACGAGGCGGCGATCGCCGAGGCCGGCGGCATCGACGCGCAGATCCTCGGCATCGGCACGGACGGACACATCGGATTCAACGAGCCCGGGTCGTCCTTCGCCTCGCGGACGCGCGTGAAGACACTCACGCGACAGACTCGCGAGGACAACGCACGCTTCTTCGAATCGATCGACGACGTGCCGATGCACTGCATCACGCAGGGGCTCGGCACCATCCTCCGCGCCCGAAGCCTCGTCCTGCTCGCGTTCGGCGAGGGCAAGGCCGACGCCGTCGCCGGCGCGATCGAGGGACCCGTGAGCGCGTCCCTCCCCGGCTCCGCCATCCAGCTCCACGAGCACGTGACCGTCGTCGTCGACGAGGCCGCCGCCTCCCGGCTGCGGAACGCGGACTACTACCGCTACGCGTGGGAGAACAAGCCGGACTGGCAGAGGATCTGGGACGCGACGTGA
- a CDS encoding copper homeostasis protein CutC, with amino-acid sequence MTAFELAVQDAAGIAVAGRVRPDRVELASALSTGGLTPSIGLIRAAVDAGLEVHVLVRPRLGGFEYSATDRALIVADARAALDAGAAGVVVGGTRDGRVDIDVVRAVQDIAGDAEITFHRAFDTVADRPSALSTLAGLGVTRVLTSGGATSAADALDDLRALHRLAAGAVQIMAGAGVDASNARAVAATGVDALHASARRTVIGTDILALGSDPDSSGGRHETTDETAAIAIRDALSG; translated from the coding sequence GTGACCGCGTTCGAGCTCGCGGTGCAGGACGCGGCCGGTATCGCGGTGGCCGGGCGTGTGAGGCCGGATCGCGTCGAGCTCGCCTCGGCCCTGTCGACGGGCGGGCTCACTCCATCGATCGGGCTCATCCGCGCGGCCGTCGACGCGGGGCTCGAGGTGCACGTGCTCGTGCGCCCTCGACTCGGCGGGTTCGAGTACTCGGCGACCGACCGGGCTCTGATCGTGGCCGACGCGCGCGCAGCCCTCGACGCCGGCGCGGCCGGAGTCGTCGTGGGCGGCACGCGTGACGGCCGGGTGGACATCGACGTCGTCCGGGCGGTGCAGGACATCGCCGGAGACGCCGAGATCACCTTTCACCGGGCCTTCGACACGGTGGCCGACCGTCCATCGGCGCTCTCGACACTCGCGGGCCTCGGGGTGACACGCGTGCTCACGTCGGGCGGCGCGACGAGCGCGGCCGACGCCCTCGACGACCTCCGGGCGCTCCACCGACTCGCGGCCGGCGCCGTGCAGATCATGGCAGGGGCCGGTGTCGACGCCTCGAACGCTCGCGCTGTCGCCGCGACGGGAGTGGATGCCCTGCACGCGTCGGCGAGACGAACCGTCATCGGGACGGACATTCTCGCTCTCGGATCGGATCCGGACTCGAGTGGAGGACGCCACGAGACGACCGATGAGACCGCCGCCATCGCCATCCGCGATGCGCTGAGCGGCTGA